A single window of Mycobacteriales bacterium DNA harbors:
- the dinB gene encoding DNA polymerase IV, with protein sequence MSRGSVPPLGPPTGPPGDDAGCTVLHVDMDAFYASVSLLARPDLRGQPVIVGGGGTRGVVLSATYEARRHGVHSAMPMMRARRMCPQAVVLAPDHDAYARASHGVMEVFRAVTPLVEPISLDEAFLDVRGAARRLGTPRQIGEGIRATVEDEQGITCSVGVATTKFVAKLASARCKPDGLLVVPTDDVVAFLHPLPVSALWGVGGKTEEVLRRLGLHTVGDLAATPTTTLTRALGPAAGRQLAALAWGRDERAVVPHEPDRSLGAENTFATDVDDPAVITRELLRLSEHTAARLRASDTVGRTVSIKVRFADFTTITRARTLPEPTDVGRVVYDTASALYDALGLQRARIRLVGVRVEGLGAAGGTPHQLALGEREHGWRDAERAVDQAARRFGAGAVRPATLVDPAGMVGRPPERAQHERAATPCDSSRSN encoded by the coding sequence ATGAGCCGCGGGTCCGTGCCGCCGCTCGGACCGCCGACCGGTCCGCCCGGCGACGATGCCGGCTGCACCGTGCTGCACGTCGACATGGACGCCTTCTACGCCAGCGTCTCGCTGCTGGCCCGCCCCGACCTGCGCGGGCAGCCGGTGATCGTCGGCGGCGGCGGTACCCGTGGTGTGGTGCTGTCGGCGACCTACGAAGCGCGCCGGCACGGCGTGCACAGCGCGATGCCGATGATGCGGGCCCGTCGGATGTGCCCGCAGGCCGTCGTGCTGGCGCCGGACCACGACGCCTACGCCCGCGCCTCGCACGGGGTGATGGAGGTCTTCCGGGCGGTGACGCCACTGGTCGAGCCGATCTCGCTCGACGAGGCGTTCCTCGACGTGCGCGGCGCCGCCCGCCGGCTCGGTACCCCCCGCCAGATCGGCGAGGGGATCCGGGCGACCGTCGAGGACGAGCAGGGCATCACCTGCTCCGTCGGCGTCGCGACCACCAAGTTCGTCGCCAAGCTGGCCTCCGCCCGCTGCAAGCCCGACGGGCTGCTGGTCGTACCGACCGACGACGTCGTCGCCTTCCTGCACCCGCTGCCGGTCAGCGCCCTGTGGGGCGTCGGCGGCAAGACCGAGGAGGTGCTGCGCCGCCTGGGCCTGCACACCGTCGGAGATCTGGCCGCCACCCCCACCACCACCCTGACCCGCGCGCTCGGCCCCGCGGCCGGACGGCAGCTCGCCGCGCTCGCCTGGGGCCGCGACGAGCGGGCGGTCGTGCCGCACGAGCCGGACAGGAGCCTCGGCGCCGAGAACACCTTCGCCACCGACGTCGACGATCCGGCCGTGATCACCCGCGAGCTGCTCCGACTGTCCGAGCACACCGCTGCGCGACTGCGTGCCTCGGACACGGTCGGTCGTACCGTCTCGATCAAGGTGCGCTTCGCCGACTTCACCACCATCACCCGGGCCAGGACACTGCCCGAGCCGACGGACGTCGGCCGGGTGGTGTACGACACGGCGTCGGCGTTGTACGACGCGCTCGGGCTGCAGCGGGCCCGGATCCGGCTGGTCGGGGTCCGGGTGGAGGGTCTCGGCGCCGCCGGCGGTACGCCGCACCAACTGGCCCTGGGCGAGCGGGAGCACGGCTGGCGCGACGCCGAACGCGCGGTGGACCAGGCGGCCCGCCGGTTCGGGGCCGGAGCGGTGCGCCCGGCAACACTGGTCGACCCCGCGGGGATGGTCGGCAGGCCTCCGGAAAGGGCACAGCATGAACGTGCGGCGACACCCTGCGACTCCTCGCGGAGCAACTGA
- a CDS encoding methyltransferase domain-containing protein produces MRSEPLTGPAGSARTAVVWEVLSAVLAEADPSGAGLHVVDAGGGTGGFAVPLAAAGHRVTVVDPSPDSLAALQRRVAEHGLGDRVAAVQGDLTELPGLVEPGSVDLLLCHSVLELVDDPAEALAGAVRLLRPGGRLSLLAANRAAAVFARALAGHPEEAARALTDPAGRWGPADGTRRRFTGEALAALVTGAGLVVEQLHGVRVVSDLVPSAVLDTEPGAAAALLALERALSDRAPFRDLATSLHLLAVLR; encoded by the coding sequence GTGCGATCCGAGCCGCTCACCGGCCCCGCCGGCTCCGCCCGCACCGCGGTGGTGTGGGAGGTCCTGTCCGCCGTGCTCGCCGAGGCCGATCCCTCCGGCGCCGGGCTGCACGTCGTCGACGCCGGCGGCGGTACGGGCGGGTTCGCCGTCCCGCTGGCCGCAGCCGGTCACCGGGTCACCGTCGTCGACCCGAGCCCGGACTCGCTCGCCGCGCTCCAGCGGCGGGTCGCCGAGCACGGCCTGGGCGACCGGGTGGCCGCTGTCCAGGGCGACCTCACCGAGCTGCCCGGCCTGGTCGAGCCCGGCAGCGTCGACCTGCTGCTGTGCCACAGCGTGCTCGAGCTGGTCGACGACCCGGCCGAGGCGCTGGCCGGCGCCGTGCGGCTGCTGCGCCCCGGCGGCCGGCTCAGCCTGCTGGCCGCCAACCGTGCCGCCGCCGTCTTCGCCCGCGCCCTGGCCGGTCATCCGGAGGAGGCGGCCCGGGCCCTCACCGATCCGGCCGGCCGGTGGGGCCCGGCCGACGGCACCCGCCGCCGCTTCACCGGGGAGGCGCTGGCCGCGCTGGTCACCGGCGCGGGCCTGGTCGTCGAGCAGCTGCACGGGGTGCGGGTCGTCAGCGACCTGGTCCCGAGCGCCGTACTCGACACCGAGCCCGGGGCGGCCGCCGCGCTGCTCGCCCTCGAGCGGGCGCTGTCGGACCGGGCGCCGTTCCGCGACCTGGCCACCTCGCTGCACCTGCTCGCCGTCCTGCGCTGA
- the dnaE gene encoding DNA polymerase III subunit alpha: MPDPFVHLHVASGYSLRHGASHPRVLVDRAAEHGMDTLALTDRDGAYGAVKFAKACAAAGIRPVFGVDLAMAPVAPAPGTPRSGPPRSGTPRPGRAAPARGGAFLEQPGAALPRVVLLARDGRGWAALCRLISATHLAGERGAPVSTLDLVAAHAGGAAQAGSLAVLLGPASELGRAVAARRDDVARGHLARWREVLGRDGVVVEVVCHRGPGDVGRAARLLGFATEQRASAVLTNVVRYADRSDAPTADVLDASRRLVALDLRHVDRRNAEAALLSGKEMAFVAEQVARAAGLGDDGRALLARTRSEADRCAVDPRRDLGIGQVHFPELETGDGKPGAMLRARCEAGFGRRGLARDSGTLARLEDELGVIQGLGYPSYFLTVAEVVDLIKSMGVRVAARGSGAGSLVTYLLGISDVDPIRYGLLMERFLSPLRSALPDIDIDVESARRMEVYDQILARYGGERCTCVSMMDTYRARHGIRDVGAALGLPSGEVDALAKAFPHIRANQVRAAMRDLPELRASGLAGGGSSPGGGPGRLDLLLRLVERLDGLPRHVALHPCGVLLSDRTLLDRTPVESSWLGLPMSQFDKDDVEELGLLKLDVLGIRMQSAMQHAVGEVARVDGAPVDLDTVPRDDPRTFELIQSTRTLGCFQIESPGQRELVGKFAPETFEDLIVDISLFRPGPVKSDMVRPFLEARQGWKPPDYLHPDLEPALAQTCGVVVFHEQVLQIVSTMTGCPLAEADEVRRALGTPEGQVEVHAWFLPTALAAGYGLGVVERVWEVLRAFGSFGFCKAHAAAFALPTYQSAWLKAHHPAAFLAGVLTHDPGMYPKRLILDDARQFGIAILGLDVNTSDAEYRVERVGLLDEPPPAVLDQAGAPAAAPPLVAPAAAPPPVALDDPRELRGGSGPSIHLKVPVDHCDLRGTGEAAVEGPGVLGGVSGPRSAPSDPRVPDGRGYGIRIGLADVKGISDAEVVRVVAGRPYASLSDFWHRAQVSRPVAERLVVAGAFDSVYGLGSTVPVRRRGQITRRDLLLQVAELDRWSRSNAAAGREADPRRPSRTPSSSVVELADVRERRVRQSQAPAAPEPVDVQLALDLGDTPGQVVSHGLPEMTGAERVRAELDVLGLDVSSHVMDAYAPFLHELGTIRARDLLGCRSRQEVLVAGVKVATQTPPIRSGRRVIFVTLDDSTGPLDATFFEDAQVGYASIVFHSWLLVIQGLVRRTGPRGVSMQAVGCWELPALYAAWQAGGLDAVRELMATPALITEAAVQGAAASRSTRPVMISPPAVTSDTGPSRGQPTAPRRLWHASPGSSGR; the protein is encoded by the coding sequence GTGCCCGACCCGTTCGTCCATCTGCACGTCGCCTCCGGCTACTCGCTGCGGCACGGCGCCTCGCACCCGCGGGTGCTCGTCGACCGGGCCGCCGAGCACGGCATGGACACCCTCGCCCTGACCGACCGCGACGGGGCGTACGGCGCGGTGAAGTTCGCCAAGGCGTGCGCAGCGGCGGGCATCCGGCCGGTGTTCGGGGTGGACCTGGCCATGGCTCCGGTGGCGCCGGCTCCCGGGACGCCGCGGTCCGGTCCGCCACGGTCCGGGACGCCGCGACCGGGACGGGCCGCACCGGCCCGTGGCGGTGCCTTCCTGGAGCAGCCCGGGGCGGCGCTGCCGCGGGTGGTGCTGCTCGCCCGCGACGGCCGCGGCTGGGCGGCGCTGTGCCGGCTGATCTCGGCCACCCATCTGGCCGGCGAGCGCGGCGCGCCGGTCAGCACGCTCGACCTGGTCGCCGCGCACGCCGGCGGGGCCGCCCAGGCCGGCTCACTGGCCGTCCTGCTCGGGCCGGCCTCCGAGCTGGGCCGTGCGGTGGCCGCCCGGCGCGACGACGTCGCCCGCGGGCACCTGGCCCGCTGGCGTGAGGTGCTCGGCCGCGACGGCGTCGTCGTCGAGGTGGTCTGCCACCGCGGGCCGGGCGACGTCGGCCGGGCCGCCCGGCTGCTCGGCTTCGCGACCGAGCAGCGCGCCAGCGCGGTGCTCACCAACGTCGTCCGCTATGCCGACCGCAGCGACGCCCCCACCGCCGACGTACTCGACGCTTCCCGCCGGCTGGTCGCGCTCGACCTGCGCCACGTCGACCGCCGCAACGCCGAGGCTGCGCTGCTGTCCGGCAAGGAGATGGCGTTCGTGGCCGAGCAGGTCGCGCGGGCGGCGGGCCTCGGTGACGACGGCCGCGCCCTGCTGGCCCGCACCCGGTCCGAGGCCGACCGGTGCGCGGTCGACCCGCGCCGCGACCTCGGCATCGGCCAGGTGCACTTCCCCGAGCTCGAGACCGGCGACGGGAAACCCGGCGCGATGCTGCGCGCACGGTGCGAGGCCGGCTTCGGCCGGCGCGGGCTGGCCCGCGACTCCGGCACCCTGGCCCGGCTCGAGGACGAGCTCGGGGTCATCCAGGGGCTCGGCTACCCCTCGTACTTCCTCACCGTCGCCGAGGTCGTCGACCTGATCAAGAGCATGGGGGTCCGGGTGGCGGCGCGGGGGAGCGGCGCCGGTTCGCTGGTCACCTACCTGCTCGGCATCAGCGACGTCGACCCGATCCGGTACGGCCTGCTGATGGAGCGCTTCCTGTCGCCGCTGCGCTCGGCGCTGCCCGACATCGACATCGACGTCGAGTCCGCCCGGCGGATGGAGGTCTACGACCAGATCCTCGCCCGGTACGGCGGGGAGCGCTGCACCTGCGTCTCGATGATGGACACCTACCGCGCCCGGCACGGCATCCGCGACGTCGGCGCCGCGCTCGGGCTGCCCTCCGGCGAGGTCGACGCGCTGGCCAAGGCGTTCCCGCACATCAGGGCCAACCAGGTGCGGGCGGCGATGCGCGACCTGCCCGAGCTGCGGGCCAGCGGCCTGGCGGGGGGCGGCTCATCACCTGGTGGAGGGCCAGGCCGCCTCGACCTGCTGCTGCGTCTGGTGGAGCGGCTCGACGGGTTGCCGCGCCACGTCGCGCTGCATCCCTGCGGGGTGCTGCTGTCCGACCGCACGCTGCTGGACCGTACCCCTGTCGAGTCCAGCTGGCTGGGCCTGCCGATGAGCCAGTTCGACAAGGACGACGTCGAGGAGTTGGGGCTGCTCAAGCTCGACGTGCTCGGCATCCGGATGCAGTCGGCGATGCAGCACGCGGTCGGCGAGGTGGCCCGGGTGGACGGCGCTCCGGTCGACCTCGACACCGTGCCGCGCGACGACCCGCGGACCTTCGAGCTCATCCAGTCGACCCGGACTCTCGGCTGCTTCCAGATCGAGTCGCCGGGGCAGCGTGAGCTGGTCGGCAAGTTCGCGCCGGAGACCTTCGAGGACCTCATCGTCGACATCTCGCTGTTCCGGCCGGGGCCGGTCAAGAGCGACATGGTCCGGCCGTTCCTCGAGGCGCGACAGGGGTGGAAGCCGCCGGACTACCTGCACCCTGACCTCGAGCCGGCGCTCGCCCAGACCTGCGGTGTCGTCGTCTTCCACGAACAGGTCCTGCAGATCGTCAGCACGATGACCGGCTGCCCGCTGGCCGAGGCCGACGAGGTCCGCCGCGCGCTCGGTACCCCGGAGGGCCAGGTCGAGGTGCACGCCTGGTTTCTCCCGACCGCGCTGGCCGCCGGCTACGGGCTCGGTGTCGTCGAGCGGGTGTGGGAGGTGCTGAGGGCCTTCGGATCGTTCGGCTTCTGCAAGGCGCACGCCGCGGCGTTCGCGCTGCCGACCTACCAGTCGGCCTGGCTCAAGGCGCACCACCCGGCCGCGTTCCTGGCCGGCGTGCTCACTCACGACCCTGGCATGTACCCCAAGCGGCTGATCCTCGACGACGCCCGGCAGTTCGGCATCGCGATCCTCGGGCTCGACGTCAACACCTCCGACGCGGAGTACCGCGTGGAGCGGGTCGGCCTGCTGGACGAGCCGCCGCCGGCGGTGCTCGATCAGGCCGGCGCCCCGGCGGCCGCCCCGCCGCTCGTTGCCCCGGCGGCCGCCCCGCCGCCCGTTGCCCTGGATGATCCACGCGAGCTTCGAGGTGGATCGGGACCCTCGATCCACCTGAAAGTCCCCGTGGATCACTGCGATCTGCGCGGGACTGGCGAGGCAGCGGTCGAGGGGCCGGGTGTGCTGGGCGGCGTCAGCGGGCCGCGCAGCGCGCCGTCCGACCCGCGGGTGCCGGACGGGCGCGGCTACGGCATCCGGATCGGGCTGGCCGACGTCAAGGGCATCTCGGATGCGGAGGTGGTGCGGGTCGTGGCCGGCCGGCCCTACGCGAGCCTGTCGGACTTCTGGCACCGCGCCCAGGTCTCCCGCCCGGTCGCCGAGCGACTGGTCGTGGCCGGAGCGTTCGACTCCGTCTACGGCCTCGGCTCGACCGTCCCGGTCCGCCGGCGCGGCCAGATCACCCGCCGCGACCTGCTGCTCCAGGTGGCCGAGCTCGACCGCTGGAGCCGCTCAAACGCTGCTGCGGGGCGCGAGGCCGACCCACGGCGTCCTTCTCGTACACCCTCCTCGTCCGTGGTCGAGCTTGCCGACGTCCGCGAGCGGCGGGTCCGGCAGTCACAGGCGCCGGCAGCGCCGGAGCCGGTCGACGTGCAGCTCGCGTTGGATCTCGGCGACACCCCCGGACAGGTTGTCTCCCACGGACTGCCGGAGATGACGGGTGCCGAGCGGGTGCGGGCCGAGCTCGACGTGCTCGGCCTGGACGTCAGCTCCCATGTGATGGACGCCTACGCGCCCTTCCTCCACGAGCTCGGCACGATCCGGGCGCGTGACCTGCTCGGCTGCCGCTCGAGGCAGGAGGTTCTCGTCGCCGGAGTGAAGGTCGCGACGCAGACGCCGCCGATCCGCTCCGGTCGACGGGTGATCTTCGTGACGCTGGACGACTCCACCGGCCCGCTCGACGCGACCTTCTTCGAGGACGCGCAGGTCGGCTACGCCTCGATCGTCTTCCATTCCTGGTTGCTCGTGATCCAGGGGCTGGTCCGGCGCACCGGCCCGCGCGGCGTCTCGATGCAGGCGGTCGGGTGCTGGGAGCTGCCCGCGCTGTACGCCGCGTGGCAGGCCGGCGGGCTGGACGCGGTCCGGGAGCTGATGGCGACACCGGCGCTGATCACCGAGGCGGCCGTCCAGGGTGCGGCGGCCAGCCGCTCCACCCGGCCGGTGATGATCAGCCCGCCGGCCGTCACGAGCGACACCGGGCCCTCGCGCGGCCAGCCGACCGCGCCGCGCAGGCTGTGGCACGCCAGCCCTGGGAGTTCGGGCCGATGA
- a CDS encoding SAV_6107 family HEPN domain-containing protein — MTAPAAGLPAGTLLALSRRGLLEACTAATPGERYAAAHLAALRAAAAVLACRARPAAGRRARPTSAWVLLADVAPELAEWAAFFAAGAAKRAAAEAGLPSAATGREADDLVRDAEFFLGVVEASLGLSGQLLLRSG; from the coding sequence ATGACTGCTCCTGCTGCGGGTCTGCCCGCCGGCACCCTGCTCGCGCTGTCCCGCCGAGGCCTGCTCGAGGCCTGCACCGCCGCCACCCCCGGCGAGCGCTATGCCGCCGCGCACCTGGCCGCGCTGCGCGCCGCCGCCGCGGTGCTGGCCTGCCGTGCCCGCCCGGCAGCCGGCCGGCGCGCCCGGCCGACCAGCGCCTGGGTGCTGCTCGCCGACGTCGCCCCCGAGCTGGCCGAGTGGGCTGCCTTCTTCGCCGCGGGCGCAGCCAAGCGGGCGGCCGCCGAAGCCGGGCTGCCCTCGGCGGCCACCGGTCGGGAGGCGGACGACCTGGTGCGCGATGCCGAGTTCTTCCTCGGCGTGGTCGAGGCGTCCCTCGGGTTGTCCGGCCAGCTGCTGCTCCGGTCCGGCTGA
- a CDS encoding DUF6504 family protein produces the protein MSRLHADVVEVSRRDEEPVQFLWRGRLYVVREVLARWTESGGWWRSAAVRGLSDGHIPASVSIEDGEQDWFRVEAGAGRAAGTGVYDLCFDWSTGSWSLARVLD, from the coding sequence GTGTCCCGCCTGCACGCCGACGTCGTCGAGGTCTCGCGCCGGGACGAGGAGCCGGTGCAGTTCCTGTGGCGCGGCCGGCTCTACGTCGTGCGCGAGGTGCTGGCCCGCTGGACCGAGTCCGGCGGCTGGTGGCGCAGCGCCGCCGTCCGGGGGCTGTCCGACGGGCACATCCCGGCGTCCGTCTCGATCGAGGACGGCGAGCAGGACTGGTTCCGGGTCGAGGCCGGCGCGGGTCGCGCAGCCGGCACCGGTGTCTACGACCTGTGCTTCGACTGGTCCACGGGCAGCTGGTCGCTCGCCCGGGTCCTGGACTGA
- a CDS encoding sirohydrochlorin chelatase yields MTVLLGVAHGSRDPASQAVVEELLVRAAVLRPGLRTAAAYIDNASPSIRTALSDLVAEGVRDIAVVPLLLTPASHSKTDVAASVQAGRLAHPAVRLRYGRPLGPHPVLVDVLVRRLAEAGARDTDPVLLVAGGALDPDANAQVAATARLLFEGRSWPSVDIAFASTARPTVPEALERLRTQGFSRASVARYFLGPGYLPRLVERSAQSVEGIEVVVSAPLGVSDGLTSLLVGRYDEVLTGDLRMNCDVCLYRVPLPGREAAVGAVQQPHSHPDDLA; encoded by the coding sequence ATGACCGTGCTGCTCGGCGTCGCCCACGGCTCGCGGGATCCGGCGTCCCAGGCGGTCGTCGAGGAGCTGCTCGTCCGCGCGGCCGTCCTGCGACCGGGGCTGCGGACCGCCGCCGCCTACATCGACAACGCCTCGCCCTCGATCCGGACGGCGCTGTCGGACCTGGTCGCGGAGGGGGTGCGCGACATCGCGGTCGTGCCGCTGCTGCTCACCCCCGCCTCGCACAGCAAGACCGACGTGGCGGCTTCGGTGCAGGCAGGGCGGCTGGCGCATCCCGCGGTGCGGCTGCGCTACGGCCGGCCGCTGGGCCCGCATCCCGTCCTCGTCGACGTGCTGGTCCGCCGGCTGGCCGAGGCCGGCGCGCGGGACACCGACCCGGTGCTGCTCGTGGCCGGCGGGGCGCTGGACCCCGATGCCAACGCGCAGGTCGCCGCGACCGCCCGGCTGCTCTTCGAGGGGCGCAGCTGGCCGTCGGTGGACATCGCCTTCGCCTCGACCGCCCGCCCGACCGTGCCGGAGGCGCTCGAACGCCTTCGGACGCAGGGTTTCTCCCGTGCCTCGGTGGCCCGTTACTTCCTCGGACCGGGTTACCTGCCGCGGCTGGTCGAGCGGTCGGCGCAGTCGGTGGAGGGGATCGAGGTCGTGGTGTCCGCCCCACTCGGGGTCAGCGACGGGCTGACGTCGCTGCTGGTCGGCCGCTACGACGAGGTACTCACCGGCGATCTGCGGATGAACTGCGACGTCTGCCTCTACCGCGTCCCGCTGCCGGGGCGCGAGGCAGCGGTCGGTGCGGTCCAGCAGCCGCACAGCCACCCGGACGACCTCGCCTGA
- a CDS encoding NAD(P)-dependent oxidoreductase, producing the protein MSRFPLHLDLAGRRVLVVGGGAVAARRVRALAGADVRVVAPELAEGFPDVPVRRRAFEPADVDGAWLVLACTGRVDDLVAAACEQRRVWCVRADDAATSPAWVPAVARVDDVVVSVSAGGDPRRAAALRDALALALDTGSLPLRRSRPGAGSVAFVGAGPGDPDLLTVRARRLLAGADVVVRDRRAPHVPLPEEVEVVEVGGPPDAQRDLGALLVSRAQDGRRVVRLRVGDGHGPAGGLDEVAACAEAGVAVEVVPGVGVPGAGAVPGAGGPGAAGGPGAAGGAA; encoded by the coding sequence GTGAGCCGCTTCCCCCTGCACCTCGACCTGGCCGGCCGGCGGGTGCTCGTCGTCGGCGGGGGAGCGGTGGCTGCGCGTCGGGTGCGTGCCCTGGCCGGGGCGGACGTGCGGGTCGTCGCGCCCGAGCTGGCGGAGGGTTTTCCCGACGTTCCGGTCCGCCGTCGCGCCTTCGAGCCCGCCGACGTCGACGGGGCCTGGCTGGTGCTGGCCTGCACCGGCCGCGTCGACGACCTGGTCGCCGCCGCCTGCGAACAGCGTCGGGTGTGGTGCGTACGCGCGGACGACGCCGCCACCTCGCCGGCCTGGGTGCCGGCCGTCGCGCGCGTGGACGACGTGGTCGTGTCCGTGAGCGCCGGCGGCGACCCGCGCCGGGCGGCCGCGCTCCGGGACGCGCTCGCCTTGGCGCTGGACACCGGCTCGTTGCCGCTGCGCCGGTCCCGTCCGGGCGCCGGCTCTGTCGCGTTCGTCGGCGCCGGCCCGGGCGACCCCGACCTGCTCACCGTGCGGGCGCGGCGGCTGCTGGCCGGCGCCGACGTCGTGGTCCGGGACCGGCGGGCGCCACACGTCCCGCTGCCCGAGGAGGTCGAGGTCGTCGAGGTCGGCGGGCCGCCGGACGCGCAGCGCGATCTGGGTGCCCTGCTCGTCTCGCGCGCGCAGGACGGCAGGCGGGTCGTGCGGCTCAGGGTCGGGGACGGGCACGGACCGGCCGGTGGTCTGGACGAGGTCGCCGCCTGCGCCGAAGCGGGCGTCGCGGTCGAGGTCGTGCCCGGTGTCGGGGTGCCGGGTGCCGGGGCCGTGCCGGGTGCCGGCGGACCCGGGGCCGCCGGGGGGCCCGGGGCCGCCGGGGGGGCCGCATGA
- a CDS encoding ABC transporter permease, which produces MVAPSRPGPGAVLSHDEPVDLSAPAGGSGLTARVLPPVGFAALVAGLWSLAAASRPDSVLPSPWTVLVETWRLLLDGGFASIIGRTASTMAVGFGVSALVGVALGLGLARRRLADRAVSPYLIGLQSLPSAVWIPVAVIFLGASSDAVLAVTILGALPSIAIGTRDAVHSIPPILLRAARTLGADGRILLLRVVVPAALPGIVSGLEHGWAFAFRSLVAGELIIGASGAGLGFFVATSRDEGRVDHLLAAVLVIMLLGVVVDRLGFARLQRRLREQRGLGA; this is translated from the coding sequence ATGGTCGCACCCTCGCGGCCGGGACCGGGCGCCGTCCTCAGCCACGACGAGCCGGTCGACCTCAGCGCGCCGGCCGGCGGATCGGGCCTGACCGCCCGGGTCCTGCCACCGGTCGGGTTCGCCGCCCTGGTGGCCGGGCTGTGGAGCCTGGCTGCGGCCTCTCGGCCGGACAGTGTGCTGCCCTCGCCGTGGACCGTGCTCGTCGAGACCTGGCGGCTGCTGCTGGACGGCGGCTTCGCGTCGATCATCGGCCGGACGGCGAGCACGATGGCGGTCGGCTTCGGCGTGAGTGCGCTCGTGGGGGTCGCCCTGGGGCTGGGTCTCGCGCGGCGACGGCTCGCCGACCGCGCGGTGTCGCCGTACCTCATCGGGCTGCAGTCGTTGCCGTCGGCGGTGTGGATCCCGGTGGCAGTGATCTTCCTCGGCGCGTCCTCCGACGCGGTCCTGGCGGTGACCATCCTCGGGGCGCTGCCGTCCATCGCGATCGGCACGCGGGACGCCGTGCACAGCATCCCGCCGATCCTGCTCCGGGCAGCCCGGACGCTGGGCGCCGACGGCCGGATCCTGCTGCTGCGCGTGGTGGTGCCGGCCGCGCTGCCCGGCATCGTCAGCGGTCTCGAGCACGGCTGGGCCTTCGCCTTCCGGTCGCTGGTGGCCGGCGAGCTCATCATCGGCGCGTCGGGTGCCGGGCTCGGCTTCTTCGTCGCGACCTCGCGCGACGAGGGGCGGGTGGACCACCTGCTCGCCGCGGTGCTGGTCATCATGCTGTTGGGCGTGGTCGTGGACCGCCTCGGCTTCGCCCGGCTCCAGCGGCGCCTGCGGGAGCAGCGCGGCCTCGGGGCGTGA
- a CDS encoding ABC transporter ATP-binding protein, whose amino-acid sequence MAVRQRAGRRGKVVHMHPSGAALHVDDVSRSYAGRRGSTLALDRFSLDVADGELVSVVGPSGCGKSTLLDLLAGHQLPDAGHVYAHGAEVTGPSSRRMVIFQEHALFPWMTARGNVEFGLQLAGVGKAERRERAELWLHRVHLEQFADSLVHELSGGMRQRVAIARGFALEPEVLLMDEPFSALDAQTRDLLHGELQQLWTATGTTIVFITHNVREAVLLGDRVVSMSAHPGRIRRIVEVDLPRPRHMEDPGLIDIARELMSDLRDEVPTRRAAEGA is encoded by the coding sequence ATGGCCGTGCGGCAGCGCGCCGGCCGGCGCGGGAAGGTCGTCCACATGCACCCTTCGGGAGCGGCGCTGCACGTCGATGACGTCTCACGGTCGTACGCGGGCAGGCGCGGCTCGACGCTGGCGCTCGACCGCTTCAGCCTCGACGTCGCCGACGGCGAGCTGGTCAGCGTCGTCGGGCCTTCCGGCTGCGGCAAGTCGACGCTGCTGGACCTGCTCGCCGGGCACCAGCTGCCCGACGCCGGGCACGTCTACGCGCACGGCGCGGAGGTCACCGGTCCGAGCAGCCGCCGGATGGTGATCTTCCAGGAGCACGCGCTGTTCCCCTGGATGACCGCGCGCGGCAACGTCGAGTTCGGCCTGCAGCTGGCCGGGGTGGGCAAGGCCGAGCGGCGGGAGCGCGCCGAGCTGTGGCTGCACCGCGTGCACCTGGAGCAGTTCGCGGACAGCCTCGTGCACGAGCTGTCGGGCGGCATGCGGCAGCGCGTCGCGATCGCCCGCGGCTTCGCGCTCGAGCCCGAGGTGCTGCTCATGGACGAGCCGTTCTCGGCGCTGGACGCGCAGACCCGCGACCTGCTGCACGGCGAGCTGCAGCAGCTCTGGACCGCGACCGGCACGACCATCGTGTTCATCACGCACAACGTGCGCGAGGCGGTGCTGCTCGGGGACCGGGTGGTGTCCATGTCCGCCCACCCCGGCCGGATCCGGCGGATCGTCGAGGTCGACCTCCCACGACCGCGTCACATGGAGGATCCGGGGCTGATCGACATCGCCCGTGAGCTGATGAGCGACCTGCGCGACGAGGTGCCGACCCGACGCGCCGCCGAAGGGGCTTGA